The segment CGCTTCCTAATTCTGTAATCGCTCCACTGTTATATAATAAGCTTTCTGTTAAGGTAGTTTTTCCTGCATCAACATGAGCTAAAACTCCAATATTAATAATTTTCATGTGATTTTCCTCCATTCAAAAACCCAAAAGGGCATAAAAATCCCAGTGATAAATACTTTTATCACTGGGATTTTTATGCATAACCATAGGTATACAAAGCATACAGATATTCTCTGGATACTTTAGAATCACATGATAAAGGTATTCTTAAACTGGGTACAAAAAACTAAGCCCTCCTAAAAAAGGACATCTAATTATTTGTTCCCGCTATCAAATTGACAGTTTATTTAAGAATACCTTGCCGCATATTTATTAACTCCTTTTAAATAGTCACTTAAATAATAGCACGTAAGAGCATATTTGTAAAGGAATCTCCAATTTTTTATCAAAAAGAGTACATGATTACAAAGTATCTGTAATCATGTACCAATATTTGTTATTTTACAATCTTCC is part of the Veillonella nakazawae genome and harbors:
- a CDS encoding tetracycline resistance determinant leader peptide produces the protein MILKYPENICMLCIPMVMHKNPSDKSIYHWDFYALLGF